The following proteins come from a genomic window of Eulemur rufifrons isolate Redbay chromosome 24, OSU_ERuf_1, whole genome shotgun sequence:
- the LOC138374261 gene encoding vomeronasal type-2 receptor 26-like gives MGRGLRARWEMGRGQPVRWGLLVGCGETAGESVGWAERVWSGQRQAGGGAFCPNRQAPADVAPAARPRSLLARRAHRPDGRPGRGGLTAHRLRSGLGRSVVATLAGQRTLPAPSVRLAPAIETASWELQHSCPQACRVPEDTEPGQSPRFDRPGDVVVGGSFSIFHFYNVTLFDFTAPPAGLASSSVSTWGYQVAQGFVFAIEEINRDTHLLPNLTLGFSIRNSGDSVHGALHETMGFLTGCEEPIPNYTCGLSPPRAALVGDTRSVVSIPMARLLGLYKFPQVSYSSTLASLSDKTQFPSFLRTLASDLMSSHALAQLVLHFQWSWVGILAQDDDFGQQSSSLVTRELGQAGVCIEFHLHIPSLRSLEKINTIVHKMENCTATIILVFLSNSNFQLILQRLLGRGTMGQVWVSRETLHIAFALNTPGVSQVLQGSFSLLQHTSLAPGLPEFLSRLHPTRTPEDMFMKRFWEVTFRCKWPQGSQEPAGNSTVQGGVRFCSGNESLPVQEHPFREVIKLDVAYSAVYSIAHALQDLLACESEDEVCADTRHFQPWQLLRPLRKVHFKTPDGTEIMFDANGDVVTEFDILRGQKTAEGPFHFVHIGTVNPRASLGDRMTIHLMKKELQVPSSVCSRSCAPGFSQIPRQGFPHCCFDCSRCPEGHFADQTDMKQCLLCPEEQYSSHTRDHCLPRTEIFLAFDEPLGLTLASAALMLAGLVLLVLGVFLKHWDTPVVRANNRALSYMLLTSLALCALSALLFLGRPTAATCLLRQTTFAIVFTVAVSSILAKTLTVVLAFRVTRPGDRVQVCLRPGASTSVVLIASLVQVVLCGVWLGTSPPFPERDTASEPSHIVIQCQEGSGVAFYCVLGYLGLLAGVTFSVAFLARGLPDAFNETKFLTFSMLLFCSVWTTFLPLYHSARGKATVAVEIFSILASTAGLLGGIFIPKCYIILLKPEQNTPDWLRRGCWAQRERQSKELQSRRLSQGPSSRASPR, from the exons ATGGGTCGGGGGCTGCGGGCCCGGTGGGAGATGGGTCGGGGACAGCCGGTCCGGTGGGGGCTGCTGGTCGGGTGCGGGGAAACGGCAGGGGAGAGCGTGGGCTGGGCTGAGCGGGTCTGGAGCGGACAGAGGCAGGCGGGTGGAGGGGCTTTCTGCCCCAACAGACAGG CTCCCGCCGACGTGGCGCCCGCAGCCCGTCCCCGGAGTCTGCTGGCCCGACGGGCGCACAGGCCGGACGGCCGGCCGGGCCGCGGCGGACTCACCGCGCACAGGCTGCGCTCGGGCCTGGGGCGCTCCGTCGTGGCGACCCTCGCTGGGCAGCGCACCCTCCCAGCACCTAGCGTGCGGCTGGCGCCAGCCATTG AAACAGCATCCTGGGAACTACAGCACAGCTGCCCCCAGGCTTGCAGGGTCcctgaggacaca GAGCCAGGGCAGAGCCCCCGCTTTGACCGTCCTGGGGATGTGGTGGTTGGAGGCAGCTTCTCCATCTTTCACTTCTACAATGTTACCCTGTTCGATTTCACTGCCCCGCCAGCCGGGCTGGCATCTTCCAG TGTCTCCACGTGGGGATACCAGGTGGCTCAGGGTTTCGTCTTTGCTATTGAGGAGATCAACAGAGATACCCACCTGCTTCCTAACCTCACGCTGGGCTTCTCCATCCGGAACTCGGGGGACTCAGTGCACGGAGCCCTCCATGAGACCATGGGCTTCCTCACAGGGTGCGAGGAGCCCATCCCCAACTACACGTGTGGGCTCAGCCCTCCCCGGGCTGCCCTGGTTGGAGACACTCGCTCAGTGGTTTCCATTCCCATGGCCAGGCTTCTGGGGCTCTACAAATTTCCCCAG GTCAGCTACTCATCCACCCTGGCCAGCCTCAGTGACAAGACCCAGTTCCCGTCCTTCCTTCGGACCCTGGCCAGTGACCTCATGTCCTCTCACGCACTGGCCCAGCTGGTGCTCCACTTCCAATGGTCCTGGGTTGGCATTTTGGCACAGGATGATGACTTTGGGCAGCAGAGCAGCTCTCTGGTGACCCGGGAGCTGGGCCAGGCTGGAGTCTGCATTGAGTTCCACCTCCACATCCCCTCCCTACGGTCCCTGGAGAAGATCAACACCATCGTTCACAAAATGGAGAACTGCACTGCCACCATCATTCTGGTCTTCCTGAGCAACTCGAATTTCCAGCTCATCCTGCAGCGCTTGCTGGGCCGTGGCACCATGGGCCAGGTCTGGGTCAGCCGAGAGACTCTGCACATAGCGTTTGCCCTGAACACGCCAGGCGTCTCCCAGGTCCTGCAGGGCTCCTTCAGCCTTCTGCAGCACACCAGCCTGGCCCCTGGGCTTCCTGAGTTCCTCTCTCGCCTGCACCCCACCAGGACCCCAGAAGACATGTTCATGAAGAGGTTCTGGGAGGTCACCTTCAGATGCAAGTGGCCCCAAGGGAGCCAGGAGCCAGCGGGAAACAGCACGGTGCAGGGGGGAGTCCGATTCTGCTCTGGGAATGAGAGTCTGCCAGTCCAGGAACATCCTTTCCGAGAAGTGATTAAATTAGATGTTGCATACTCGGCAGTTTACAGCATCGCCCACGCCCTGCAGGATCTGCTGGCCTGTGAAAGTGAGGATGAGGTGTGTGCAGACACTCGGCACTTCCAGCCCTGGCAG CTTCTTCGACCCCTCAGGAAGGTGCATTTCAAGACCCCTGATGGGACAGAGATCATGTTTGATGCCAACGGAGATGTAGTTACAGAATTTGATATTCTGCGTGGGCAGAAGACTGCGGAGGGCCCATTCCACTTTGTCCACATAGGCACAGTCAACCCCAGAGCATCTTTGGGGGACAGAATGACAATCCACTTGATGAAGAAGGAGCTCCAG GTCCCCAGCTCTGTCTGCAGCAGGAGTTGTGCTCCAGGGTTCAGCCAGATTCCCCGACAGGGGTTCCCACATTGCTGTTTTGACTGCAGCCGCTGCCCGGAGGGACACTTTGCAGACCAAACAG ACATGAAGCAATGTCTTCTGTGCCCAGAGGAGCAGTACTCAAGCCACACCAGAGACCACTGCCTGCCCAGGACAGAGATCTTCCTGGCCTTTGACGAGCCCCTGGGCCTCACACTGGCCTCAGCAGCACTCATGCTGGCTGGGCTGGTGCTGCTGGTCCTTGGGGTGTTTCTGAAGCACTGGGACACACCTGTGGTCAGGGCCAACAACAGAGCTCTCAGCTACATGCTGCTCACCTCCCTGGCCCTCTGCGCCCTCTCTGCCTTGCTCTTCCTTGGCCGTCCCACCGCTGCCACTTGCCTCCTCCGCCAGACCACCTTTGCCATTGTGTTCACTGTGGCTGTCTCCTCCATCCTGGCCAAGACCCTCACTGTGGTCCTGGCCTTCAGGGTCACCAGGCCGGGGGACAGGGTCCAGGTGTGCCTGCGACCTGGCGCCTCTACCTCGGTAGTCCTTATTGCCTCCTTGGTGCAGGTTGTTCTCTGTGGGGTCTGGCTGGGCACCTCCCCGCCATTTCCAGAAAGGGACACAGCCTCAGAGCCCAGCCACATTGTCATCCAGTGCCAGGAGGGCTCTGGTGTGGCTTTCTACTGCGTGCTGGGCTACCTGGGCCTCCTGGCTGGGGTCACCTTCTCTGTGGCCTTCCTGGCCAGGGGTTTGCCCGATGCCTTCAACGAGACTAAGTTCCTTACCTTCAGCATGCTGCTTTTCTGCAGCGTCTGGACAACCTTCCTGCCCCTGTACCACAGTGCCCGGGGCAAGGCCACTGTGGCTGTGGAGATCTTTTCTATCCTGGCCTCCACTGCAGGGCTGCTGGGCGGCATCTTTATCCCCAAGTGCTACATCATCCTGCTGAAGCCAGAGCAAAATACCCCAGACTGGTTGAGGCGAGGATGCTGGGCTCAGCGGGAAAGACAGAGCAAGGAGCTTCAGAGCAGGCGTCTCTCCCAAGGCCCATCCTCACGAGCCAGTCCTCGCTGA